The Pirellulales bacterium DNA window TGCGCGTCGCGCGTGGCCCAAAAGGCGTGCTGCAAGCGATCGGTCGTGTCAAAGACGAAGGCCAATACGCCGCGGTCGAACCGTTCGAGCTCGAGCGAGAGCATCGCGCGCCGCTCCCGGGTCACCGCCTGGCACTCGGCCAGAAACGCAGCATAGTCGTAGCGCCCATGGCTCAGGGGATGCACCTGCTCGGGCATGCCCAGCGTGTGGAAGGGGCCCAATTGCTCGCGCAGCTCGCGGCCGTACTCGGGCGGCTGCGTCAACGGAAACGCCTGCTGCACCGGGTCCATGTGAATTGGCGAGGTGACCAGCCGCAGGGCCGGCGACAATTCCGTGAGGAAGAACTTCACCTGCCCGCGCACTTTGCTGCCCAGGCCGACGCTGAACTCGACCGGCAGCCACCCGGACCATTGGCCCAGTGCTACCTCGACGGCCGTGCCCGACGGCAAGCGAATCTGCAGGCGATCGTCTCCCGTCTTGCTGACGTCGAGGGCGACCAGGGTTTCCTTGTTACGTCCGGCGAGCGGTCCGTGCAGTTCGAGCGCCGTGTGCTGGCCGTCCCAGGTGCACGGGGCCACGTTGGCCTTGCTCGGATCGTCGTCGGCAATCGGGGCCGAGGTGAAGTAGGTGTAGCGGCCTTCTCCGCCGGTCAGGTCCGGTACTCCAAAGCCGGCGAGGAACCGGCCGGTCACCTTCTCCGCGGGAAACGCCACGGGCCAGCGCACGACCGTCGTTGGCACGCCCGCCGCCGAAGTGTGCACCCAAAAACCATCGCGCTGTCGGGCACGCGTGTACTTTGTGCCCAGCCAGCCGCCAGTCGACTTGCGCAGCGAGAGCGCGGGCAGGTACGACTGCGTCGACCGGTAGAGAAAGTCGAAAATGCCGTGCTGCGCGGGATCAGTGCCGGTGGCGATCGACGACCAGGCCACGGGGCTTTCGGCCGGGTTGCTCGTGGCCAGGCGTGCATAGCCGCCGGCCTCGCGCAGCCGCGCAAAATTGGGCAGCTGGCCGGCGGCCATCAGCTCTTCGGTCAGGCCGGCGTCCAGCCCGTCCATCCCCAGCACAATCACGCGTTGATACATGGCATTCTTGGGCCCGGTACTCGTGACGCGCGGCGCCAGCGACGTCGCGGCGGCACCGGGCGCGTTGCGCGTCGAAGCGGTCGCGGACCGCGGACCCCGGGCGAGGAGCAGATAACCGCCGGCAAGCACGCTACCCGCCAGCGCCGCGATCAACAACCACGTGGCTGCCCGGCCGACAACCGAGCTACGTGCATATGCCGCGCGGGCCAGGCTCCAAACGTAGCGGAACGGCCAGAGCAGGGCCACCAGCAGCGTGCCGAGCGCCGCGAGGTAGGGCGCCAGCCCAGTGAACACGTTTTGGGCCGTACCGGGATCGATATAGGCCACGAGCGCCGCGCTCATTGGGCATACCCCAGTTCGCGCAAGGCGCGCATGGCCTCGGGATCGCGCGCCTGAATGGCGCTGGTCAACGGCGCAATTGGAGCGAGTCGCTGGCGAAAGCCGGCGATCGCGGCGCGCAAATCACGGACCTCGTCCGGGCGCTGGTCGGCCAGGTTGGTTGCTTCGGCAGGATCGGTTGCCAAGTCGTAGAGTTCGACCGGTCCTGCGGCGTACTCGATCAGCTTCAGCGGCCCGCGATACACGGCCCATTGCGTCTGGTTCAACGGGCGCGGCGCTTCGACGAGTCGCAGGTCGGTGTCTTTCTTGGCCAGCAAGTCGCGCGGCCGCGGATCGAGCAGCGACTGG harbors:
- a CDS encoding alkaline phosphatase family protein; the protein is MSAALVAYIDPGTAQNVFTGLAPYLAALGTLLVALLWPFRYVWSLARAAYARSSVVGRAATWLLIAALAGSVLAGGYLLLARGPRSATASTRNAPGAAATSLAPRVTSTGPKNAMYQRVIVLGMDGLDAGLTEELMAAGQLPNFARLREAGGYARLATSNPAESPVAWSSIATGTDPAQHGIFDFLYRSTQSYLPALSLRKSTGGWLGTKYTRARQRDGFWVHTSAAGVPTTVVRWPVAFPAEKVTGRFLAGFGVPDLTGGEGRYTYFTSAPIADDDPSKANVAPCTWDGQHTALELHGPLAGRNKETLVALDVSKTGDDRLQIRLPSGTAVEVALGQWSGWLPVEFSVGLGSKVRGQVKFFLTELSPALRLVTSPIHMDPVQQAFPLTQPPEYGRELREQLGPFHTLGMPEQVHPLSHGRYDYAAFLAECQAVTRERRAMLSLELERFDRGVLAFVFDTTDRLQHAFWATRDAQHPAYRAADAEKFGDVIPAAYREMDEVLGQVLARCDERTLLLVLSDHGFNAFRRAVHVNRWLVDQGLMKLKVPDGKPGETLFKDVDWSRTTAYACGFCSLYLNVFGREEQGIVDSVAGYPQGCDEIAARLKRWIDPESGQPVFKNVYRADALYPMGDNNVPTRPDLILGFNSGYRASWQTALGGAPLGTIEDNTSRWSGDHLIDPELVPGVLFSNRRLGKQQPQLIDICPSVLEALAVPVPAYVQGTSVFGND